From Papilio machaon chromosome 2, ilPapMach1.1, whole genome shotgun sequence, the proteins below share one genomic window:
- the LOC106716853 gene encoding putative uncharacterized protein DDB_G0267716: protein MRKITSRRSRTPNWSLEEKQYLLELIKERKEVIVTKPNNGPNQSEEKDAAWNEILSELATKFGSKFSESSIKKVKTQWQNMKRIAREEISQSGSDVQKCTRQSQEVCSILEFMKDDSIKRDDESVHETTLSANIEVKAESVDEDMIQSCNVEDNSMEYVPNQENTTNNITFDSSESSYPEQPEQMSEQENNEQTEENDNNNTMKNVCAMTDMSLKPGLNINPFHAEFRDFFNYSAAEKQLKLETLKEERQVARAMREAAELNKIIAEQKLKHVLWMKNIEMGRSIETR from the exons ATGAGAAAAATTACTAGTCGTCGGTCGCGAACACCCAATTGGTCGCTCGAGGAAAAACAATACCTTCTAGAGTTAATTAAGGAACGTAAAGAGGTAATCGTTACTAAACCTAATAATGGCCCTAACCAATCTGAAGAAAAAGACGCGGCCTGGAACGAAATATTGAGCGAGTTAGCTACTAAATTTGGTAGCAAGTTTTCAGAAAGTTCAatcaaaaaagttaaaactcAGTGGCAAAATATGAAACGAATAGCACGTGAAGAAATATCTCAAAGTGGATCTGATGTACAAAAGTGTACGCGACAATCTCAAGAAGTGTGTAGCATTCTAGAGTTTATGAAAGACGACTCCATAAAAAGAGACGATGAAAGTGTTCATGAAACTACGCTCAGTGCGAATATAGAGGTTAAGGCTGAAAGTGTAGATGA AGATATGATCCAGTCCTGTAACGTTGAAGATAATAGTATGGAATACGTTCCTAATCAAGAAAATACTACGAATAATATTACGTTTGACTCATCGGAATCTTCTTATCCAGAACAACCAGAACAAATGTCAGAGCAAGAAAATAATGAACAGACCGAAGAAAACGACAATAATAATACGATGAAAAATGTTTGCGCAATGACCGATATGTCCCTTAAGCCTGGACTAAACATTAATCCATTTCACGCAGAATTTCGAGATTTTTTCAA TTATTCCGCGGCAGAAAAGCAATTAAAACTTGAGACCCTAAAAGAAGAAAGACAGGTAGCAAGAGCAATGAGAGAAGCTGCGGAGCTGAATAAAATCATCGCAGAACAAAAACTTAAGCATGTTTTGTGGATGAAAAACATAGAAATGGG GCGTTCTATTGAAACAAGATAG
- the LOC106716898 gene encoding ATPase inhibitor mai-2, mitochondrial-like, whose translation MSFISKTRTSLRPAIASLRMYSGEPGSGAGKGGGTGGSIRDAGGSFGKMQAAREEEYFYKKQKEQLSNMKQVFSQEIAFHQDQIKRHEDAIRRHKEQMAKMDEK comes from the exons ATGAGTTTCATTTCGAAAACAAGAACATCATTGAGGCCCGCAATTGCAAGTTTAag GATGTATTCGGGTGAGCCTGGTTCTGGAGCTGGCAAGGGTGGCGGCACTGGAGGCTCCATTCGCGATGCCGGTGGCTCCTTCGGCAAAATGCAGGCTGCTAGAGAGGAAgagtatttttacaaaaag CAAAAGGAGCAGTTGTCAAATATGAAGCAGGTGTTCAGTCAAGAGATTGCCTTCCATCAAGACCAGATCAAGCGCCATGAAGATGCTATCCGACGTCACAAGGAGCAGATGGCAAAGATGGACGAGAAGTAA